One window of the Candidatus Dependentiae bacterium genome contains the following:
- a CDS encoding OPT/YSL family transporter, which produces MNISTLIVSCILSIFSTAVMSYIAMATAIGPWITPTVVLCAILLLSLVPGSLCIQNIGFVTVASSIGGILATALGFSLPTLYFLDPLLFDTWLAAPYYFVTVTVVLSLSSGWLGMWIANVAEQKLIDEEKLSFPVGELAYSMITAASNQIRKAYELGVGFVSTFVFCILQHGIGLFQSLIPKTCTIFGPVSLGYVCIPIVRLDLFPLFWAVGFVTGHMVVIPLVVGVLAKIFLLEPLNKIWFAHLTSVEFVLAFCSGMVLSGAFTGFSKLPKQLWQGLITLRTSMGTRYMQGTNGMYNKLLEFFLVIIFCVGVLTYFNFSYISQAYLLVFTGICAYQIAAIAGKIGLALLGRYATFVLVPGMLVFGYDAIQIMIVSTFVQIAGGVATDVLFGRKIGQLAHMDHVTLKKYQYLGLLVSSVAAGIAMWLLINHFHLGSDQLFAPKAQARQLLVQAKQFDYWVLLLGALFGYLLDTIKVSSTLVFGGLLMPVNLVLGLVVGGLSTWLTKDKEAWYPFWSGVFAANSIWMILQALI; this is translated from the coding sequence ATGAATATATCTACATTAATTGTCAGTTGTATCTTATCTATTTTTTCTACGGCTGTTATGAGCTATATAGCCATGGCTACTGCTATAGGCCCATGGATTACACCTACGGTGGTACTGTGTGCAATTTTGTTATTATCTTTAGTGCCAGGTAGTTTGTGTATACAAAATATTGGTTTTGTAACAGTAGCAAGTTCTATTGGTGGCATTTTGGCTACCGCACTTGGATTTTCATTACCGACATTGTACTTTCTTGATCCTTTACTTTTTGATACATGGTTAGCAGCACCATATTACTTTGTGACAGTTACGGTTGTGCTTTCATTGAGCAGTGGCTGGCTTGGCATGTGGATTGCTAATGTAGCAGAGCAAAAATTGATTGATGAAGAAAAATTATCATTTCCAGTAGGTGAGCTTGCATATAGTATGATTACTGCTGCTAGCAATCAAATTCGCAAGGCATATGAGCTTGGGGTAGGATTTGTGAGTACTTTTGTTTTTTGTATTTTGCAACATGGCATTGGCTTATTTCAAAGTTTGATTCCAAAAACCTGCACCATATTTGGTCCGGTGAGCTTGGGGTATGTGTGTATCCCGATCGTACGGCTTGATTTATTTCCCTTATTTTGGGCAGTAGGGTTTGTGACTGGGCATATGGTAGTTATTCCACTGGTGGTAGGTGTACTTGCAAAAATTTTTTTGCTAGAGCCATTAAATAAAATATGGTTTGCTCATTTGACGTCAGTTGAATTTGTCTTGGCTTTTTGTAGTGGTATGGTACTTTCTGGTGCATTTACTGGTTTTTCAAAGTTACCCAAACAGCTGTGGCAAGGATTAATTACATTACGTACCAGTATGGGTACTCGGTATATGCAAGGTACTAATGGAATGTATAATAAATTACTTGAATTTTTTTTAGTAATTATTTTTTGTGTAGGTGTTTTGACATATTTTAACTTTTCATATATTTCTCAAGCGTATTTACTTGTATTTACAGGGATTTGTGCGTATCAGATTGCGGCGATTGCGGGTAAAATTGGTCTTGCATTACTTGGTCGCTATGCAACTTTTGTGTTAGTGCCGGGTATGTTAGTTTTTGGTTATGATGCAATACAAATCATGATAGTTTCTACATTTGTCCAAATTGCAGGTGGAGTTGCAACCGACGTATTATTTGGACGTAAAATTGGACAGTTGGCTCACATGGATCACGTTACTCTCAAAAAATATCAGTATCTTGGACTTTTAGTCAGTTCTGTAGCAGCGGGGATTGCAATGTGGCTGTTGATTAATCATTTTCATCTGGGATCTGACCAGTTATTTGCACCCAAAGCGCAGGCACGCCAATTATTGGTACAAGCAAAGCAATTTGACTATTGGGTTTTATTGTTAGGAGCATTGTTTGGCTACTTGCTTGATACAATCAAAGTCAGTTCAACTCTTGTATTCGGTGGTTTATTAATGCCAGTTAACTTGGTTCTAGGTCTGGTTGTGGGTGGACTTTCGACCTGGTTGACTAAAGATAAAGAAGCTTGGTACCCATTCTGGTCGGGAGTATTTGCGGCGAATTCCATCTGGATGATTCTGCAAGCTCTTATATAA
- the prfB gene encoding peptide chain release factor 2 — MLIDELKEQLKQIEPDINTIKTYWQNAGLEQQFTNLETQSTQENFWQHPEQAAISKELQKIRTLREHYQYIISTHAELYELLDLFAQDEQELQKITYDIKKLCKDIGKLKIELLLNKSEDNSNCFLSINAGAGGTESQDWAHILLRMYSRFCEREKLAVQVVDYQPADEAGIKSATLYIQGKSAYGFLKSEHGVHRLVRISPFDANKRRHTSFASITVTPEVPDIELNIDPNDLRIDTYRAGGAGGQHVNKTESAVRITHMPTGLVAQCQNERSQGQNKANAMKMLTAKVAQKLKDDQEAKLSAGVVKKKIEWGSQIRSYVLHPYKMVKDHRTDIESPQPDLVLDGDIMDFIEGFLIWQNKAS, encoded by the coding sequence ATGCTTATAGACGAACTCAAAGAACAGCTCAAGCAAATAGAGCCTGATATTAATACCATTAAAACCTATTGGCAAAATGCCGGCCTTGAACAACAGTTTACAAATCTTGAAACTCAAAGTACTCAAGAAAATTTTTGGCAACACCCCGAGCAAGCAGCAATATCCAAAGAATTACAAAAAATAAGAACACTACGTGAGCACTACCAATACATTATAAGTACCCATGCTGAATTATATGAGTTACTTGACCTGTTTGCTCAAGATGAACAAGAACTACAAAAAATCACTTACGATATCAAAAAATTATGCAAAGATATTGGAAAGCTTAAAATTGAACTACTTTTGAACAAATCAGAAGATAACTCCAATTGTTTTTTAAGTATCAACGCGGGAGCTGGTGGAACTGAATCGCAAGATTGGGCACATATCTTATTGCGTATGTACTCTCGGTTCTGTGAACGAGAAAAGCTAGCAGTCCAAGTAGTAGATTATCAACCAGCAGATGAAGCCGGCATCAAATCTGCTACTTTATATATACAAGGAAAAAGCGCTTATGGCTTTCTCAAAAGCGAGCATGGCGTCCATCGCCTTGTACGCATCTCTCCATTTGATGCTAATAAACGCAGGCACACCTCTTTTGCAAGTATTACAGTCACGCCTGAAGTTCCTGACATTGAATTAAACATCGACCCTAACGACCTACGCATAGATACATATCGTGCAGGTGGAGCCGGCGGTCAACATGTCAATAAAACAGAATCGGCAGTACGCATTACTCATATGCCTACCGGTCTTGTGGCACAATGCCAGAACGAACGTTCTCAAGGCCAAAACAAAGCAAATGCTATGAAAATGTTAACTGCTAAAGTGGCTCAAAAACTAAAAGATGATCAAGAGGCAAAACTCTCTGCAGGTGTAGTAAAGAAAAAAATTGAATGGGGATCACAAATACGTTCGTATGTATTACATCCATATAAAATGGTCAAAGACCATCGCACAGATATTGAATCACCACAACCAGATCTAGTTCTCGATGGAGATATCATGGATTTTATTGAAGGGTTTCTCATCTGGCAAAATAAAGCTTCATAA
- the gmk gene encoding guanylate kinase: MAGKIFIISAPSGAGKTSLVTTVLQRINPPYNIQLTKTYTSRAPRPGEVPGKDYHFISLDEFRAKIEQGFFIEWSTAYNAYYGSPRCIFETVNEQNTSHVLILDRVGAQKVVEQVSGVITVWIYTSDINTLEERLGGRQTETPEQISYRMQRARQEINLEIQNPLYDYHLLNDNFELAANQLTQLFLKKLKQ, encoded by the coding sequence GTGGCCGGTAAAATATTTATTATTTCAGCGCCCTCGGGAGCGGGTAAAACTTCCTTAGTAACGACAGTTCTGCAGCGTATTAATCCTCCCTATAATATACAACTTACAAAAACATATACCTCTCGAGCGCCTCGCCCAGGGGAAGTACCTGGTAAAGATTATCATTTTATTTCACTTGATGAATTCCGCGCTAAGATAGAGCAAGGTTTTTTTATAGAGTGGAGTACAGCATATAATGCATATTATGGGTCTCCACGATGTATCTTTGAAACTGTTAATGAACAAAATACGTCTCACGTTCTGATTCTAGATAGGGTTGGGGCTCAAAAAGTTGTGGAACAGGTCTCGGGGGTAATTACTGTTTGGATCTACACCTCAGATATTAATACTCTTGAAGAACGCCTGGGAGGACGTCAGACCGAAACTCCTGAACAAATTTCTTATAGAATGCAACGCGCTCGACAAGAAATTAATCTCGAAATACAAAATCCTCTTTATGATTATCATCTTTTAAATGATAATTTTGAATTAGCGGCCAATCAACTGACTCAACTGTTTCTTAAAAAGCTAAAACAGTAA